A single genomic interval of Oncorhynchus gorbuscha isolate QuinsamMale2020 ecotype Even-year linkage group LG25, OgorEven_v1.0, whole genome shotgun sequence harbors:
- the LOC124014095 gene encoding excitatory amino acid transporter 3-like isoform X2 codes for MKEHRGWDLKGLLKRNWLLIATIVSVLLGIGLGVLVREYASLSHLDKQYFGFPGDILMRMLKLVILPLIISSMITGVAALDSDVSGKIGLRAVVYYLTTTIIAVILGIALVITIKPGVSQKAEDIDRTEITQNVNTVDTLLDLVRNMFPENIVQACFQQYKTTRKELEPSKVKENTTTTMFPPLSTTVMATIFPPENITKDYIIVGSYSDGLNVLGLIVFCVAFGLVIGKMGERGRILLEFFDAINEATMRLVQIIMCYMPVGILFLIAAKIIEVEDWEIFRKLGMYMVTVLSGSATLPVTFRCAEENLRIDKRITRFVLPVGATINMDGTALYEAVAAIFIAQLNDYDLDVGQIVTISVTATVASIGAAGVPNAGFVTMVIVLTAVGLPANDVTLIIAVDWLLDRFRTMINVLGDAYGAGIVQKLSRRELERMDGTSDVTNPFALGTTLDNEECEKKSYVNGGFTVDKTDAISFTETSQF; via the exons ggATAGGCCTTGGTGTGTTGGTTAGGGAGTATGCCTCCCTTTCCCACCTCGATAAGCAGTATTTTGGATTCCCGGGAGATATCCTGATGCGGATGCTCAAGCTGGTCATCCTGCCCCTCATCATCTCCAGCATGATAACAG GAGTGGCCGCCCTGGATTCGGATGTTTCCGGAAAGATAGGTTTGAGGGCTGTGGTTTATTACTTAACCACCACCATCATTGCAGTCATTTTGG GTATTGCATTGGTGATAACCATCAAACCTGGTGTCTCTCAGAAGGCAGAAGACATCGACAGGACAGAGATCACACAAAACGTCAACACTGTCGACACACTACTGGATCTTGTCAG AAACATGTTTCCTGAAAACATAGTGCAGGCTTGTTTCCAACAG TACAAGACAACGCGCAAAGAGTTGGAACCCTCTAAAGTGAAGGAGAACACTACAACCAcaatgttccctcctctctctaccactgtCATGGCAACCATTTTCCCCCCAGAG AACATCACCAAGGACTATATAATAGTTGGGTCATATTCTGATGGGCTCAACGTGCTGGGCCTCATCGTGTTCTGTGTGGCGTTTGGCCTCGTCATCGGCAAGATGGGTGAAAGAGGACGCATCCTGCTGGAGTTCTTTGATGCTATAAATGAGGCCACCATGAGGCTAGTTCAGATTATCATGTG CTATATGCCAGTGGGGATACTCTTCCTCATTGCTGCCAAGATCATCGAGGTAGAAGACTGGGAGATCTTCAGGAAGTTGGGCATGTACATGGTGACAGTTTTGAGTGG ctctgccaccCTGCCTGTCACCTTCCGCTGTGCCGAAGAGAACCTCCGGATCGACAAGAGGATCACCCGCTTCGTGTTGCCCGTGGGCGCCACCATCAACATGGACGGTACAGCTCTCTACGAGGCTGTCGCTGCCATCTTCATTGCCCAGCTCAACGACTATGATCTTGACGTGGGTCAGATTGTCACTATCAG TGTAACAGCAACAGTAGCCAGCATCGGAGCCGCCGGTGTACCTAACGCTGGTTTTGTTACCATGGTGATTGTGCTGACTGCCGTTGGACTACCAGCAAATGATGTCACTTTAATTATTGCTGTGGATTGGCTGCT AGACCGCTTCCGCACCATGATCAACGTGCTGGGAGATGCTTACGGAGCCGGCATCGTTCAGAAGCTGTCCAGGCGGGAGCTGGAGAGGATGGACGGCACCTCGGACGTGACTAACCCCTTCGCCCTGGGGACCACGCTGGACAACGAGGAGTGTGAGAAGAAGTCCTACGTCAACGGCGGCTTCACCGTCGACAAAACCGACGCCATCTCCTTCACCGAGACCTCCCAGTTTTAG
- the LOC124014095 gene encoding excitatory amino acid transporter 3-like isoform X1, protein MKEHRGWDLKGLLKRNWLLIATIVSVLLGIGLGVLVREYASLSHLDKQYFGFPGDILMRMLKLVILPLIISSMITGVAALDSDVSGKIGLRAVVYYLTTTIIAVILGIALVITIKPGVSQKAEDIDRTEITQNVNTVDTLLDLVRNMFPENIVQACFQQYKTTRKELEPSKVKENTTTTMFPPLSTTVMATIFPPENITKDYIIVGSYSDGLNVLGLIVFCVAFGLVIGKMGERGRILLEFFDAINEATMRLVQIIMCYMPVGILFLIAAKIIEVEDWEIFRKLGMYMVTVLSGLAIHSIVFLPLIYFVIVRKNPYTFALGMAQALVTALMISSSSATLPVTFRCAEENLRIDKRITRFVLPVGATINMDGTALYEAVAAIFIAQLNDYDLDVGQIVTISVTATVASIGAAGVPNAGFVTMVIVLTAVGLPANDVTLIIAVDWLLDRFRTMINVLGDAYGAGIVQKLSRRELERMDGTSDVTNPFALGTTLDNEECEKKSYVNGGFTVDKTDAISFTETSQF, encoded by the exons ggATAGGCCTTGGTGTGTTGGTTAGGGAGTATGCCTCCCTTTCCCACCTCGATAAGCAGTATTTTGGATTCCCGGGAGATATCCTGATGCGGATGCTCAAGCTGGTCATCCTGCCCCTCATCATCTCCAGCATGATAACAG GAGTGGCCGCCCTGGATTCGGATGTTTCCGGAAAGATAGGTTTGAGGGCTGTGGTTTATTACTTAACCACCACCATCATTGCAGTCATTTTGG GTATTGCATTGGTGATAACCATCAAACCTGGTGTCTCTCAGAAGGCAGAAGACATCGACAGGACAGAGATCACACAAAACGTCAACACTGTCGACACACTACTGGATCTTGTCAG AAACATGTTTCCTGAAAACATAGTGCAGGCTTGTTTCCAACAG TACAAGACAACGCGCAAAGAGTTGGAACCCTCTAAAGTGAAGGAGAACACTACAACCAcaatgttccctcctctctctaccactgtCATGGCAACCATTTTCCCCCCAGAG AACATCACCAAGGACTATATAATAGTTGGGTCATATTCTGATGGGCTCAACGTGCTGGGCCTCATCGTGTTCTGTGTGGCGTTTGGCCTCGTCATCGGCAAGATGGGTGAAAGAGGACGCATCCTGCTGGAGTTCTTTGATGCTATAAATGAGGCCACCATGAGGCTAGTTCAGATTATCATGTG CTATATGCCAGTGGGGATACTCTTCCTCATTGCTGCCAAGATCATCGAGGTAGAAGACTGGGAGATCTTCAGGAAGTTGGGCATGTACATGGTGACAGTTTTGAGTGG CCTAGCTATCCATTCTATTGTTTTTCTGCCGCTGATCTACTTTGTCATTGTGAGGAAGAACCCGTATACCTTTGCCTTGGGGATGGCTCAGGCACTGGTCACTGCTCTCATGATCTCTTCCAG ctctgccaccCTGCCTGTCACCTTCCGCTGTGCCGAAGAGAACCTCCGGATCGACAAGAGGATCACCCGCTTCGTGTTGCCCGTGGGCGCCACCATCAACATGGACGGTACAGCTCTCTACGAGGCTGTCGCTGCCATCTTCATTGCCCAGCTCAACGACTATGATCTTGACGTGGGTCAGATTGTCACTATCAG TGTAACAGCAACAGTAGCCAGCATCGGAGCCGCCGGTGTACCTAACGCTGGTTTTGTTACCATGGTGATTGTGCTGACTGCCGTTGGACTACCAGCAAATGATGTCACTTTAATTATTGCTGTGGATTGGCTGCT AGACCGCTTCCGCACCATGATCAACGTGCTGGGAGATGCTTACGGAGCCGGCATCGTTCAGAAGCTGTCCAGGCGGGAGCTGGAGAGGATGGACGGCACCTCGGACGTGACTAACCCCTTCGCCCTGGGGACCACGCTGGACAACGAGGAGTGTGAGAAGAAGTCCTACGTCAACGGCGGCTTCACCGTCGACAAAACCGACGCCATCTCCTTCACCGAGACCTCCCAGTTTTAG